The Apis mellifera strain DH4 linkage group LG16, Amel_HAv3.1, whole genome shotgun sequence genome has a segment encoding these proteins:
- the LOC551652 gene encoding dynein light chain Tctex-type 1 produces MMEDMQEETQFVVDDVSKIIKEAIEVSIGGNAYQHSKVNQWTSNVVEACLGNLTKLQKPYKYIVTCTIMQKNGAGLHTASSCYWDNATDGSCTVRWENKTMYCIVSVFGLAI; encoded by the exons ATGATGGAAGATATGCAAGAAGAG acCCAATTTGTGGTCGATGATGtaagcaaaattattaaagaagcaATTGAAGTATCTATTGGAGGAAATGCTTATCAACATAGTAAAGTAAATCAATGGACATCGAATGTTGTTGAAGCATGTTTGGGAAATCTTACAAAACTTCAGAAACCATATAAATACATAG tgACTTGTActataatgcaaaaaaatgGAGCAGGATTGCATACTGCGAGCTCATGCTATTGGGATAATGCTACTGATGGTAGTTGTACAGTACGTTGGGAAAACAAAACAATGTATTGTATTGTTTCCGTATTTGGCCTagcaatttaa
- the LOC102655097 gene encoding distal membrane-arm assembly complex protein 2 translates to MLYHRYSRILFKQISDYKTVYNPLKVNEIIRYKFYDNYEAITYFIKYLRKREINARSEPKSYYKVKRKSPRGTFMRNEAPNTYDFFTFHFYEWWKRKKDNFYEYIENETYQKYVKFGPNLAAALFIIQMDGKVRFKNHDEWINKSKKDEIFKLLNKDNANYILEELDLNGYPIRYEHLHFIFNLYYLKSLSLRGCKSVNDWYLDKLSAEYPMLEKLDVSECKNVTERGIEALYRMPNLKTLIVTNFYGSAAFDLTCFMLEDVNPYLTCQIQQSKYKHLPST, encoded by the coding sequence atgttatatcacCGTTATTCtcggatattatttaaacaaatttctgACTATAAAACTGTTTATAATCCATTAaaagttaatgaaattatcCGTTATAAATTCTATGATAATTATGAAGCTATTACTTATTTCATAAAGTATTTACGTAAACGTGAAATCAACGCTAGATCAGAAccaaaaagttattataaagttaaaagaaaatcacCAAGAGGAACATTTATGAGAAATGAAGCACCTAATACATacgatttttttacatttcatttttatgaatgGTGGAAacgtaaaaaagataatttttatgaatatatagaaaatgaaacatatcaaaaatatgtaaaatttggtCCAAATTTGGCAGCAgctctatttattatacaaatggaTGGTAaagtaagatttaaaaatcatgatgaatggataaataaaagtaaaaaggatgaaatttttaaattattaaataaagataatgcaAACTACATTTTAGaagaattagatttaaatggATATCCTATACGATATgaacatttacattttatttttaatctatattatttaaaatcacttAGTCTCAGAGGTTGTAAATCAGTTAATGATTGgtatttagataaattgtCTGCAGAATATCCAATGTTAGAAAAACTTGATGTATCagaatgtaaaaatgtaacgGAAAGAGGAATAGAAGCATTATATAGAATgcctaatttaaaaacattaatagtaacaaatttttatggatCTGCAGCATTTGACTTAACTTGTTTCATGTTAGAAGATGTTAATCCATATTTAACATGTCAAATTCAACAATCAAAATATAAGCATTTACCAAGTacttaa
- the LOC100578277 gene encoding U11/U12 small nuclear ribonucleoprotein 25 kDa protein, with protein sequence MDEVQCTFKNEQENDSIKKEKELIKYTELDHNELVKLTKEAIHNIIESDPLLSGLPTDVTIEELKAQIAVAQGQAITLYLNRGELPKLGIVVPPHNTTVLDLKKAIKRHTNLALKREKIKKKISWKHIWKKYHLCFENIKLINDNENIKTYGITNKAELYYLKRRREKNKLIKHS encoded by the exons ATGGATGAAGTTCAGTGTACTTTCAAAAATGAACAAGAAaatgattcgataaaaaaagaaaaagaactcaTTAAATATACAGAGCTTGATCATAATGAGTTAGTAAAACTAACTAAAGAAGCAATTCATAACATAATCGAAAGTGATCCGTTACTTTCTGGTCTACCAACAGATGTTACAATCGAAGAGCTTAAAGCTCAAATTGCAGTTGCACAAGGACAAGCGAtaactttatatttgaatCGTGGAGAATTACCAAAACTTGGAATTgtg GTACCGCCACATAATACCACAGTTTTGGATCTCAAAAAAGCTATAAAACGTCATACAAATTTAGCtctgaagagagaaaaaattaaaaaaaaaataagttggaaacatatttggaaaaaatatcatttatgttttgaaaatattaaattaataaatgataatgaaaatataaaaacttatgGAATCACAAACAAAgcagaattatattatctaaagcGACgcagggaaaaaaataaattaataaaacattcttag
- the LOC409366 gene encoding integral membrane protein 2C, with amino-acid sequence MTFITKAITEKKADKKEQSLFVQKNPAENGKRDAEAQCLKSDVGGHYFVSKRSIYRIHVTATFLLFLVALMILIIGVIGGLYIYRQYARTQMHKFKTGWYSIPYDKSNKPPYAKDAVHQGLIADSDLILKSLTRATEREAMDIEKNVDSDIRSFFKERFEIDLENEHYEKIDVPDFRGGRQGRFIHDFSINKTGIIDIDGESCFVMPLNRQTVLPPRNMYDLLRKMYNGYYEVNTQIVRETMKVITPPITDLSVVGTYIARECQDFPTYMLTKVTSNVVKRSISSGVFGQFAGKNIIEFDILNLDDVSEYNKKSSQN; translated from the exons ATGACGTTCATCACAAAAGCCATTACTGAGAAGAAGGCggataaaaaagaacaatcgttatttgttcaaaaaaatcCAGCG GAAAATGGTAAAAGAGATGCAGAAGCACAGTGTTTAAAATCTGATGTAGGAGGTCATTACTTTGTTTCTAAAAGAAGCATATATCGTATTCATGTAACTGcaacatttttattgtttcttgtTGCATTAATGATTCTCATAATTGGAGTTATTGGtggattatacatatatagacaATATGCAAGAACACAGATGCATAAGTTTAAAACTGGGTGGTATAGCATTCCTTATGACAAGTCAAACAAACCACCTTATGCCAAAGATGCAGTACATCAAGGCTTGATAGCAGATTctgatttgattttaaaaagtttgacAAGAGCTACAGAACGAGAAGCTatggatattgaaaaaaatgtagataGTGATATTAGAAGCTTTTTTAAGGAGCGATTTGAGATTGATTTGGAGAATGAACATTATGAGAAAATAGATGTACCAGATTTTCGTGGTGGACGTCAAGGTCGTTTTATACATGATTTTAGTATT aataaaaCTGGTATCATTGATATTGATGGAGAATCTTGTTTTGTAATGCCACTTAATCGCCAAACAGTCTTACCACCACGTAACATGTATGATTTGTTAAGAAAGATGTATAatg gtTATTACGAGGTAAATACACAAATTGTGCGTGAAACAATGAAAGTAATTACACCACCAATTACTGATTTATCAGTTGTTGGAACATATATTGCTCGTGAATGTCAAGATTTTCCTACATATATGTTAACAAAAGTAACTTCAAATG TTGTCAAACGTAGCATATCAAGTGGAGTATTTGGACAATTTGctggaaaaaatatcatagaatttgatattttgaatttagatGATGTATctgaatataataagaaaagttcacaaaattga
- the LOC408564 gene encoding long-chain fatty acid transport protein 4 — protein MDVTVLLLALGVIAAMFGVVATRFGFPGFNKIAQIALALALLPVICRFHRKLYVMIKILPRDIRFLYRAITAEKEIKKHDRNNVTVPTIFMKRMKRNPQKPCFFFEDQIWTFSDVNKYSNQIANVFQKAGYVKGDAVALMMSNRPEHVAIWLGLGKLGVITALINTNLRLQSLIHCLRIAKVKSIIYMEEYSSALDEIKDSIQGIIKYKICNKSKCEDGEYDLNELISEAGTSEPIVKDPPTYRDKLVYIYTSGTTGLPKVAIILNSRYLLTIMPFKLLGMRQDDILYNPNPLYHTAGGMIGAGFAIVKGVPNVLRTKFSVSAYWTDCIKYNCTAAQYIGEMCRYLLSAPPKPEDTAHRLRLMFGNGMRPQIWNEFVKRFNIKRVSEFYGSSEGNANISNFDGRIGAVGFVPLIVPRRFHPLAIIRVNNQTYEPVRDSNGLCIRAGTNEPGMFIGLIKEGNALREFNGYLDKEESKKKIIQDVFVKGDKAFLTGDILVEDEFGYLYFKDRVGDTYRWKGENVATAEVEGVISSIAGKRASTVYGVQVPGMEGRAGMAAIVDPDSLLDFKALAEGLEKALPAYARPIFLRIVKELEMTGTFKLQKMNLQKDGFDPNKVQDKMYFLAGNKEYVEITPELYQEIISGRRKF, from the exons ATGGATGTTACAGTTCTACTATTAGCGCTGGGTGTAATTGCTGCGATGTTTGGTGTGGTAGCAACGAGGTTCGGTTTCCCTGGATTCAACAAAATCGCCCAAATCGCGCTTGCTTTGGCGTTGCTTCCTGTTATCTGCAGATTTCATCGGAAGTTATATGTCATGATCAAAATTCTACCTCGTGATATAag ATTTCTTTATCGTGCTATTACAgcagaaaaggaaataaaaaagcatGATCGAAATAACGTAACTGTCCCGactatatttatgaaaagaatGAAACGTAATCCTCAAAAACCTTGTTTTTTCTTCGAGGATCAAATTTGGACTTTTTCTGAC GTGAATAAATATAGCAATCAAATAGCAAATGTATTTCAAAAAGCGGGATACGTAAAAGGGGATGCAGTGGCTTTAATGATGTCAAATAGGCCAGAGCATGTTGCAATATGGCTTGGTCTGGGAAAACTCGGTGTTATCACTGCAttgattaatacaaatttacgtCTTCAATCTTTAATTCATTGTCTTCGTATCGCCAAAGTGAAGAGTATTATTTACATGGAAGAATACTCGTctg cTCTCGATGAAATTAAGGATTCGATTCagggaattataaaatataaaatctgtaACAAATCTAAATGCGAGGATGGCGAATACGATTTGAATGAACTTATATCGGAAGCTGGTACAAGTGAACCAATAGTAAAGGATCCACCAACTTATCGCGATAAGTTGGTGTATATCTACACAAGTGGTACCACCGGTTTACCAAAAGTagcaataattcttaattcaag ATACTTACTGACTATAATGCCTTTCAAATTATTGGGCATGAGACAAGATGATATCCTGTACAATCCAAATCCATTGTATCATACAGCCGGTGGAATGATTGGGGCAGGTTTCGCGATTGTTAAAGGTGTACCGAACGTGTTAAGGACTAAGTTTTCAGTGTCGGCATATTGGACAGATTGCATCAAATATAACTGTACC gCAGCACAATACATCGGTGAAATGTGTCGTTACTTGCTGAGTGCACCGCCTAAACCGGAAGATACTGCACATCGATTGAGACTTATGTTTGGAAATGGTATGAGGCCACAAATTTGGAACGAGTTCGTCAAACGTTTTAACATTAAACGAGTTTCTGAATTTTATGGATCCAGTGAAGGAAATGCTAATATTT cTAACTTTGACGGTCGGATTGGCGCCGTTGGTTTCGTGCCATTAATTGTGCCACGAAGATTTCATCCTTTAGCAATTATCCGAGTAAATAATCAGACATATGAGCCTGTGAGAGATTCAAATGGCTTATGTATAAGAGCAGGAACAA ATGAGCCAGGAATGTTTATAGGATTGATAAAAGAAGGAAACGCGTTAAGAGAGTTTAATGGATATTTAGATAaggaagaatcgaaaaaaaaaataatacaagatGTGTTTGTTAAAGGTGATAAAGCTTTTCTAACAG GTGATATTTTAGTAGAGGATGAATTTGgttatctttatttcaaagaCAGAGTAGGCGACACGTATAGGTGGAAGGGAGAAAATGTTGCTACCGCAGAAGTAGAAGGAGTTATTAGTAGTATTGCAGGAAAAAGAGCCTCTACCGTTTACGGAGTTCag GTACCTGGAATGGAGGGAAGGGCAGGAATGGCAGCGATAGTTGATCCGGACAGTCTTTTGGATTTCAAAGCTCTCGCGGAAGGTTTAGAGAAAGCACTGCCGGCATATGCGAGACCAATTTTTCTGCGAATTGTGAAAGAACTTGAAATGACTGGCACATTTAAATTGCAGAAAATGAATCTTCAAAAGGATGGTTTCGATCCGAACAAAGTTCAAGACAAAATGTACTTTCTAGCCGGTAACAAGGAATATGTCGAAATAACACCAGAACtttatcaagaaattatttccgGAAGAAGAAAGTTTTAG